A single window of Streptomyces sp. NBC_00464 DNA harbors:
- a CDS encoding polysaccharide deacetylase family protein, which yields MTALGVVLGAALVGCGSSGDSPGHAAPADRATAAAHAPDRAPATASPAAKKPPFLAPGPDGLTPVLERGPNRTDKVVALTFDADMTADEGPRAAAGEHFDNPELIALLRRLKVPATVFMTGRWAEEYPAQARSIGTDPLFEIANHSYSHYAFTSPCYGLPTLEEDAIGGEVERAFGAIRKTGARNVVPYFRFPGGCYDDASLRALAPEKVTAVQWDVVSGDAFATDADAVAQQVLDGVEPGSLVVMHCTRSAAPVTDEAVDQVVPELRKRGYRFVKVSELMTG from the coding sequence ATGACAGCTCTGGGCGTGGTGCTCGGAGCTGCCCTCGTCGGCTGCGGGAGCTCCGGGGACTCCCCCGGCCACGCCGCCCCCGCGGACCGTGCCACCGCCGCCGCGCACGCCCCGGACCGAGCCCCGGCCACTGCCTCGCCGGCCGCGAAGAAGCCGCCGTTCCTGGCTCCCGGGCCCGATGGGCTGACCCCCGTGCTCGAACGCGGTCCGAACCGTACGGACAAGGTCGTGGCGCTCACTTTCGACGCCGACATGACGGCCGACGAGGGGCCGCGTGCGGCTGCCGGTGAGCACTTCGACAATCCGGAGCTGATCGCGCTGCTGCGCCGGCTGAAGGTGCCGGCGACCGTCTTCATGACCGGCCGGTGGGCCGAGGAGTATCCCGCCCAGGCCCGCTCCATCGGCACGGACCCGCTCTTCGAGATCGCCAACCACTCCTACAGCCACTACGCCTTCACCTCACCCTGCTACGGGCTGCCGACCCTGGAGGAGGACGCGATCGGCGGCGAGGTGGAGCGGGCCTTCGGCGCCATCCGGAAGACCGGCGCCCGCAACGTGGTGCCGTACTTCCGCTTCCCCGGCGGCTGCTACGACGACGCCTCGCTGCGCGCGCTCGCACCGGAGAAGGTGACGGCGGTGCAGTGGGACGTCGTCAGCGGGGACGCGTTCGCGACGGACGCGGACGCCGTGGCGCAACAGGTGCTGGACGGGGTGGAGCCCGGTTCGCTGGTCGTCATGCACTGCACGCGCAGTGCGGCTCCGGTCACGGACGAGGCGGTGGACCAGGTGGTTCCGGAGCTGCGCAAGCGTGGATACCGCTTCGTGAAGGTGTCGGAGCTGATGACCGGCTGA
- a CDS encoding ATP-binding cassette domain-containing protein: protein MLRGVDLGLPARSLVRVEGANGTGKSTLLRLLAGIDAPSEGRITGARPRTAYVPERFPAALPFTAAGYLVHLGRIHGLRRADAARRAEEWLTRFGAAGHARTPLAELSKGTSQKVAVAQALLAEPELLVLDEAWTGLDTEARDELDRAVAARVAAGSTVVFVDHDPRRLAGAVDTVLRVEGTGLAEAPPARPGTTAGPRVRIDVAGPPGTPLPDALPGAPVRTAADDGTLRLTVAAAHSDALLGALLAARPPWHIKQLAAVPGTPGEAA, encoded by the coding sequence GTGCTGCGCGGGGTGGACCTCGGTCTGCCCGCGCGCTCCCTCGTCCGCGTCGAAGGGGCCAACGGCACCGGCAAGTCCACCCTGTTGCGGCTCCTCGCCGGGATCGACGCCCCCAGCGAGGGCCGGATCACCGGCGCCCGGCCGCGCACGGCGTACGTCCCCGAGCGGTTCCCGGCCGCGCTGCCCTTCACCGCCGCCGGCTACCTCGTCCACCTGGGCCGGATCCACGGACTGCGCCGGGCGGACGCGGCCCGGCGGGCCGAGGAGTGGCTGACCCGCTTCGGGGCCGCCGGACACGCCCGCACACCGCTGGCCGAGCTCTCCAAGGGCACCAGCCAGAAGGTCGCCGTCGCCCAGGCCCTCCTGGCCGAACCGGAGTTGCTGGTGCTGGACGAGGCCTGGACCGGCCTGGACACCGAGGCCCGGGACGAACTGGACCGGGCCGTCGCCGCACGTGTCGCCGCCGGATCCACCGTCGTCTTCGTCGACCACGACCCACGCCGGCTCGCGGGCGCCGTCGACACGGTCCTGCGCGTCGAGGGGACCGGACTCGCCGAGGCACCTCCTGCCCGGCCCGGTACGACGGCCGGCCCCCGGGTCCGGATCGACGTGGCAGGCCCGCCCGGCACCCCGCTCCCCGACGCCCTGCCCGGAGCGCCCGTGCGGACCGCCGCCGACGACGGAACCCTGCGGCTCACCGTCGCGGCCGCGCACTCCGACGCCCTGCTGGGCGCCCTGCTCGCGGCCCGCCCGCCCTGGCACATCAAGCAGCTCGCAGCCGTGCCCGGCACCCCCGGCGAGGCGGCATGA
- a CDS encoding ABC transporter translates to MTALIRYRTALLLRSQRWLAPVLLYVAFLGVGVRSGQPVLDSLGYTAAGLLPVTAWLVQVCVTQEPPAARTVVAAAVGGQPRAHLSALLTALGCAGLLGTAATAVVLPISEPASTDHTVRVPLPSAGLAGLLATACCVLLGAALGALCTRPLLHRRGWSIAATVLGALLALVTSGSPAKYAVTGLVTGSLTGTVPVPVLPLLGAAAVATAAALLACALTSVRG, encoded by the coding sequence ATGACCGCGCTGATCCGCTACCGGACCGCCCTGCTGCTGCGCTCCCAGCGCTGGCTCGCACCCGTGCTGCTGTACGTGGCCTTCCTCGGCGTCGGCGTCCGCTCGGGGCAGCCCGTACTGGACTCGCTCGGCTACACGGCGGCCGGACTGCTGCCCGTCACCGCCTGGCTCGTGCAGGTCTGTGTCACCCAGGAACCGCCCGCCGCCCGGACGGTCGTCGCCGCGGCCGTGGGCGGACAGCCACGGGCCCATCTGTCGGCCCTGCTCACCGCACTGGGGTGCGCCGGACTGCTGGGCACGGCCGCCACCGCGGTCGTGCTGCCGATCAGCGAACCGGCCAGTACCGATCACACGGTCCGCGTCCCCCTGCCGTCCGCCGGGCTCGCCGGACTGCTCGCCACCGCCTGCTGCGTCCTGCTCGGGGCGGCGCTGGGGGCGCTGTGCACCCGACCGTTGCTGCACCGGCGCGGATGGTCCATCGCGGCGACCGTGCTCGGGGCGCTGCTGGCCCTGGTGACCAGCGGGTCGCCCGCGAAGTACGCGGTGACGGGGCTGGTCACCGGCTCGCTCACCGGTACGGTCCCGGTGCCGGTCCTTCCGCTCCTCGGCGCGGCGGCCGTGGCAACCGCGGCCGCGCTGCTCGCCTGCGCACTCACGTCGGTACGGGGCTGA
- a CDS encoding NAD-dependent epimerase/dehydratase family protein, which translates to MVTRVLVTGAAGRIGRAVLALLADRAIEANALVLEDPGDLTARLVVAGDAADATAVRAALDGVDGVIHLAAIPTPERTPAQELFAANTLATFTVLEEAGLAGVQQAAVASSWGITGLPWTADPSPHPAYVPVDESLPSQVADPYGLSKQVDELTAATMARRHGMSVVCLRYPFVGGFDERLRAHAARLTAQPALGARDLWTYLEVRDAARAALLALGVPGPGAHSVHVCAPETLVPFPTEELLRRYHPTTRLLRPLPGRTAPVDTTAAARLFGFTAEHLLDD; encoded by the coding sequence GTGGTCACACGAGTCCTGGTCACCGGGGCGGCGGGGCGGATCGGCCGGGCGGTCCTCGCGCTGCTCGCCGACCGTGCCATCGAGGCGAACGCCCTCGTCCTGGAGGATCCGGGCGATCTGACCGCCCGGCTGGTCGTCGCCGGGGACGCCGCCGACGCGACGGCGGTGCGGGCGGCGCTGGACGGCGTGGACGGGGTGATCCACCTGGCGGCGATCCCCACGCCGGAGCGCACCCCCGCGCAGGAGCTCTTCGCCGCCAACACCCTCGCCACGTTCACCGTCCTGGAGGAGGCGGGGCTGGCCGGGGTGCAGCAGGCCGCGGTCGCCAGTTCCTGGGGGATCACGGGCCTGCCGTGGACGGCCGACCCGTCGCCGCACCCCGCGTACGTGCCGGTCGACGAGTCGCTGCCGTCGCAGGTGGCGGACCCGTACGGGCTGTCCAAACAGGTCGACGAGCTGACGGCGGCGACGATGGCGCGGCGGCACGGGATGAGCGTGGTCTGTCTGCGCTATCCGTTCGTCGGCGGATTCGACGAACGGCTGCGCGCGCACGCGGCGCGGCTCACCGCACAGCCGGCGTTGGGGGCCCGGGACCTGTGGACGTATCTGGAGGTGCGGGATGCGGCGCGGGCCGCCCTGCTGGCCCTCGGCGTCCCGGGTCCGGGTGCGCACTCCGTCCATGTGTGCGCACCCGAGACCCTCGTGCCGTTCCCGACGGAGGAACTGCTGCGCCGCTACCACCCGACGACCCGGCTGCTGCGTCCGCTGCCCGGACGCACCGCACCGGTGGACACCACGGCGGCCGCGCGGCTGTTCGGCTTCACGGCGGAGCATCTGCTCGACGACTGA
- a CDS encoding FAD-dependent oxidoreductase yields MRNETARHDITVVGGGLAGVSAAIAAARLGRTVALINNRPVLGGNSSSEVRVWVCGATGHGRNHYAREGGIMGELFVENQFRNPDGNPYYWDAVVLDAVRAEPGITLYLNTDVREVDAEGPEDARRITAVTGWMMGSERRIRFESDMFLDCSGDGLIGHLAGARHRIGRESRAEYDEAWAPETADSLTLGSTLLFYTKDAGRPVKYVAPDFARNIAETTIPQRRIIKSGDNGCAYWWIEFGGELDTVHDNERIRDELWAVIHGIWDHIKNSGEFDSENMTLEWVGSVPGKREYRRFLGDYVMHQGDILGQSEFADRVAFGGWSIDLHPPKGVYATEDGAKQRYADGIYHIPYRSLYSVNTTNLLFAGRNISASHVAFGSTRVMATCATIGQAAGTAAALCAADGVAPRELAAAALQRTLLREDASVIGLVSTDPDDLALTAVATASSALAAPDAPTPGERWPLSSDAGLVLPVDPELTALDLLVDADRDTELVVELYDPELGQNYVPRRLVASVTVPVAAGPKQWVRTGLRWSPENSRNAFVVVRANEDLALYSAAEPAPGVLALTRVPLRPQDETPQPLREWTDAGLHRRTFCLRTGATSAYAPAKAVDGYARPYAGPHMWVSEPLRENGEEWLQLSWPRPVTLSRIDVLADDDVNEDLINLHHHRTPFDTLPSLLRDYRVEARRPDGSWDVVARTSDNRRRRQVHTLDGPVTTAAVRIVVEATNGAASAHVVAVRAYA; encoded by the coding sequence ATGAGGAACGAAACCGCACGTCACGACATCACCGTCGTCGGCGGCGGCCTGGCCGGGGTGAGCGCGGCCATCGCCGCCGCCCGGCTGGGCCGCACCGTCGCCCTGATCAACAACCGGCCCGTCCTCGGCGGCAATTCGAGCAGTGAGGTCCGCGTCTGGGTGTGCGGCGCGACCGGGCACGGGAGGAACCACTACGCCCGCGAGGGCGGCATCATGGGCGAGCTGTTCGTCGAGAACCAGTTCCGCAACCCCGACGGAAACCCGTACTACTGGGACGCCGTGGTGCTGGACGCGGTCCGCGCCGAGCCGGGCATCACGCTCTACCTCAACACCGACGTGCGCGAGGTGGACGCCGAGGGTCCCGAGGACGCCCGGCGCATCACCGCCGTCACCGGCTGGATGATGGGGTCCGAGCGGCGGATCCGCTTCGAGAGCGACATGTTCCTGGACTGTTCGGGAGACGGGCTCATCGGTCATCTCGCCGGCGCCCGGCACCGCATCGGACGGGAGTCCCGGGCCGAGTACGACGAGGCGTGGGCCCCGGAGACGGCCGACTCCCTCACGCTCGGCTCGACGCTGCTCTTCTACACCAAGGACGCCGGGCGCCCCGTCAAGTACGTCGCGCCCGACTTCGCCAGGAACATCGCCGAGACCACCATCCCGCAGCGCCGCATCATCAAGTCCGGGGACAACGGCTGCGCCTACTGGTGGATCGAGTTCGGCGGCGAGCTCGACACGGTGCACGACAACGAACGCATCCGCGACGAACTGTGGGCGGTCATCCACGGCATCTGGGACCACATCAAGAACTCCGGCGAGTTCGACTCCGAGAACATGACGCTGGAGTGGGTGGGCTCGGTGCCCGGCAAGCGCGAGTACCGGCGCTTCCTCGGTGACTACGTCATGCACCAGGGCGACATCCTCGGCCAGAGCGAGTTCGCCGACCGGGTGGCGTTCGGCGGCTGGTCCATCGACCTGCACCCGCCGAAGGGCGTGTACGCGACGGAGGACGGGGCCAAGCAGCGTTACGCGGACGGCATTTACCACATTCCGTACCGCAGCCTCTACTCGGTGAACACGACGAATCTGCTGTTCGCCGGGCGCAACATCTCCGCCAGCCATGTCGCCTTCGGCTCGACCCGGGTCATGGCGACCTGCGCCACCATCGGCCAGGCCGCGGGCACCGCCGCCGCACTGTGCGCCGCGGACGGTGTCGCACCGCGGGAGCTCGCGGCCGCCGCGTTGCAGCGGACGCTGCTGCGCGAGGACGCCTCGGTGATCGGCCTGGTCTCCACGGACCCGGACGACCTGGCGCTGACCGCCGTGGCCACGGCCTCGTCGGCCCTGGCCGCGCCGGACGCGCCGACCCCCGGGGAGCGGTGGCCGCTGAGCTCCGACGCGGGTCTCGTGCTGCCCGTCGACCCGGAGCTGACCGCGCTCGACCTCCTTGTCGACGCCGACCGGGACACGGAGCTCGTGGTCGAGCTGTACGACCCCGAGCTCGGACAGAACTACGTCCCGCGCCGTCTCGTCGCCTCCGTCACCGTCCCGGTCGCCGCCGGGCCGAAGCAGTGGGTGCGCACCGGGCTGCGCTGGTCGCCGGAGAACTCCCGCAACGCGTTCGTCGTCGTCCGGGCCAACGAGGACCTCGCCCTGTACAGCGCCGCCGAACCGGCGCCGGGGGTCCTGGCTCTCACCCGGGTGCCGCTGCGCCCCCAGGACGAGACGCCGCAGCCGCTGCGGGAGTGGACCGACGCGGGACTGCATCGCCGCACCTTCTGTCTCCGTACGGGTGCGACCTCCGCGTACGCCCCGGCCAAGGCGGTGGACGGGTACGCCCGCCCGTACGCGGGACCGCACATGTGGGTCTCCGAGCCGCTGCGGGAGAACGGGGAGGAATGGCTGCAACTGTCCTGGCCCCGGCCGGTCACCCTGTCGAGGATCGACGTGCTCGCCGACGACGACGTCAACGAGGACCTGATCAATCTGCACCACCACAGGACCCCGTTCGACACGCTCCCCAGCCTCCTGCGCGACTACCGGGTCGAGGCGCGCCGGCCGGACGGCTCCTGGGACGTCGTCGCACGTACGTCGGACAACCGGCGCCGCCGCCAGGTGCACACCCTGGACGGACCGGTCACCACGGCAGCGGTGAGAATCGTCGTCGAGGCAACCAACGGGGCGGCGTCGGCGCATGTCGTCGCCGTACGCGCCTACGCATAG